CCCAGCCTTTTGAAGACACATTAAGGTTCCAGTAAGTTTTAGTAGGGTCGGATAAATAAGTTTTTTCAGGCAAGCCGCTAAACTTTCCGACAGTGCTACACCCGTAAAGTACCATATTCCGTATTTTGTATGGTGAATATCTGCCAGGGCGTACAGTGTCATTATTGTTCTGTTTACCTCCTGGTGCTAGCACTTGAGGATATCCATCAAGACCATGTCCGCCATACATATATATATAAATTCCATCTGTACGTAAATGGTCCTTGATTTGAAGCGATGTTACATTATCATACAGTGCTACATAATAGCCTTCGTCTTCCAATGACGCTGCCGCCAAGCGCAAAGAATCCTGCAAGCGCACAAGAAGAGACGAGAATTCCATGCTGTAAGGAACAAACTTGTTTCTTCCAAGATCGACAAATACTAAATTGGGAACTGTATAAGTCGTGTTAGGAGTTAATGATGTAATAGATTTCCCATTAATATCGCGGAGCCACCCCTTCACGCCAAGTGCATCTGTCGCATCTAATTGAAGTGTTTCAGCTAGGCTTGATATGGTATCGCCCGTTTCGGAACACACCTTGGCACGTGGTTGGTTGGATTTGCGTTCAACCTTAGTCCAAAGACCTAAATAATCATTTTGCGATATAGGGTTGTTTTTAACAAACCCATATAAATTCATGCCGCCCTTGATTCCAATCGGATCCCTACTCATCCATTTCTCCATTTCCGGCTCATAAAACCGATACCCGTAATAATACCGTTTGGTTTCCCAATCGTAATACTTGGTCGAAAACAGGAAATTAAACTCCCTGGCCATCGGCCCCGTCGCCCGAATGACCACCCCAAACG
The sequence above is a segment of the Verrucomicrobiota bacterium genome. Coding sequences within it:
- a CDS encoding RHS repeat-associated core domain-containing protein translates to FGVVIRATGPMAREFNFLFSTKYYDWETKRYYYGYRFYEPEMEKWMSRDPIGIKGGMNLYGFVKNNPISQNDYLGLWTKVERKSNQPRAKVCSETGDTISSLAETLQLDATDALGVKGWLRDINGKSITSLTPNTTYTVPNLVFVDLGRNKFVPYSMEFSSLLVRLQDSLRLAAASLEDEGYYVALYDNVTSLQIKDHLRTDGIYIYMYGGHGLDGYPQVLAPGGKQNNNDTVRPGRYSPYKIRNMVLYGCSTVGKFSGLPEKTYLSDPTKTYWNLNVSSKGWVTGFFVDVSFLNIWWNDPVTIEGTVSETGNGSEFDDR